A window of Kribbella voronezhensis genomic DNA:
GGTTGCTCACGCTGGTCCGCGCGCTCCAAGGGCTGTCCGCAGGTGGTGAGTTCGGCGGTGCGGTCTCGATCATGACCGAGTTCGCCCCGAAGACGAAACGCGGCCTGTACGGCGCCTGGCAGTCCTTCACCGTCGCGCTCGGGCTGCTCGCGGGTGCCGGGCTGGCCGCCGTCCTCGCGACGACCCTCAGCAAGGATGCGCTCTCCGACTGGGGTTGGCGCGTGCCGTTCCTGCTCGCGCTCCCGCTGGGCCTGGTGGCGCTGTGGTTGCGCCTGCGGTTGGCGGAGACGCCCAACTTCGACCGGGTCAAGGAAGAGCTACGAGAGCCCGCCGACAAGGCCGAGGTGGCCAAGGCGATCGCGCTCGGGATCGGCCGGCTGATGGGCTGGTCGGCGGCCGGCTACACCTTCTTGGTGGTGATGCCGTCCTACCTGCAGGCGACCTTGCATGCGACGTTCCAGCAGGCGCTGGTGGCGACGGTGCTGGCGAACCTCGGCTTCGCGGTGTCGATCATGCCGGCGGGCTGGCTGAGCGACCGGATCGGTCGCCGCCCGGTGATGGTGACCGGCGCCGCACTGGTCGTGGTACTGGCGTTCCCGTTGATGAATCTCCTGCAGGACAAGGGGAGTTCGACTGCGGCGAAGGGGGCCGCGGTGTTCGTGGCCGGCCTGGTCGTCGGGCTGATGGCCGGACCGGGTCCGGCGATGCTGGCCGAGATGTTCCCGACCCGGGCGCGCTACACCGGCCTGGGGCTGGCCTACTCGCTGTCGAACGCGGTCTTCTCCGGCAGCGCCGGGCTGATCATCACCGAGTTGATCAAGCGGACGCACAACGTCGACATTCCGGCGTACTACGTGGCGGTCACCTCTGCCGTCAGCGTGCTCGCCTTGCTCACGCTGCGCGGCGACGACCATCGACGAGAGCTGCGGGACTGAGGTATGCGCGTCATCGGATTGATGTCGGGGACGTCGTACGACGCGATCGACGCGGCAGCAGCAGATCTCCGGTTGGAGGGCGACACGATCGTCCTCACCCCATTGGGTTTGCTGAGCCGGCCCTATCCGGACCACCTGCGCCGGGAGCTGGCGGGGTCGTTGCCGCCAGCAACCACGTCACTGGAGCAGGTCTGCCGGCTGGACACCGGCATTGGACAGGCCTTCGCCGCGGCGGCCGGACAAGCGGTCGAGCAACTCTGCGGCGGTCACGCCGATCTGATCGTCTCCCACGGCCAGACCGTCTTCCACTGGGTCGACGGCGACCAGGTCCGCGGCACGCTCCAACTCGGCCAGCCGGCCTGGATCGCCGAAGCGACGGGCAGCACCGTCGTCTCGGACCTGCGCTCGCGAGACGTCGCGGCCGGTGGCCAGGGCGCACCGCTGGTCAGCATCATCGACGTCCTCTGGCTGCGCGGGCGCCCCGGGACGCCGGTCGCGCTCAACCTCGGCGGGATCGCCAACATCACCGTGATCCGCGACGAGCCGATCGCCTTCGACACCGGGCCGGCCAACGCGCTCGCCGACGCTGTCGTCCAGGAACTCACGGGCGGCCGGGCGAGCTTCGACGCGGACGGAGTCATGGCCGGCCGCGGCACTATCCACCCCGAGTTGTTCGAGCGACTCCTGGTCGAGCCGTACTACGGCCGGCCGGCACCCAAGAGCACCGGCAAGGAGCTGTTCCATCTCGGCTACCTGGCGCACGCGATGGACGGCCTGCCCGAGATCGCGCCGGACGATCTGGTCGCCACCGTGACCGCGTTGACCGCCCGGACCGTCGCCGATGCGGTGCACGCGTACGGCGGGACGGAGGTGATCGCAGCCGGTGGTGGGATCCGCAATCCGGCCCTGATGCACCGGCTCGCGGAGGAGTTGGGTGACGGCGTTCCACTCCGAAGTACGGACGAACTCGGGTTGCCTTCGGTCGCCAAGGAGGCGTACGCGTTCGCAGTACTGGGGTTTCTGACGGTGAACGGGCTGGGCGGGACCGTGCCGAGTTGCACGGGCGCGCGGCACGCGAGTTTGCTCGGGTCGATCACGCCCGGTGTGGGCCCGATGCCGCTGCAGTCGCCGCCCGCGGTGGCACCGGTGAAGTTGCGATTGAACTGAACCCAGCGGCATGTGACGATCCAGCGGTGATCACCGCCAAGGAAGTCCAGGTCGACGGCCGTCCCGCGCTGCTGACAGTCCCCACCGACGAGCCCGTCCGAGCCGGGGTCGTCGCGCTGCACGGGTCCGGCAACTCGTCGTACCGGCAGGTGATCTTCGAGCATCTCGCCAACACGCTCGCACCGCTCGGGGTTGCCGTCCTCAGCTTCGAACGGGAACCCTGGCCGCGCGACGACGTCGACATCCCGTACGACGTCCAAGCGGCGGGCGCGGTCGCGGCGTACCAGGTGCTCAAGTCGTACTACGACGTGCCGACCGGCTTCTGGGGAGTGAGCCAGGGAACGTGGATCGCGGCGCTGGCGGCCCAACGGCTGCCGGAAACCGCGTTCATGCTGCTGCTCGGCTGCTCCGGAGTCAGCCCGGCCGAGCAGATGCGGCACGCCACGATCGAGTCCGTCCGGCGGGCCGGGTACGACGAGGCCGCGGTCGCCGGAGCCGTGGAGATCCGCGACCAGGTGGCGGACCTGCTGCGCGGCAAGATCGATCGCGCGCCGGTGGACGAGCTGCTGCGGCGGCAGGCGGACCAGCCGTGGTTCGACCTGGCCGGCATCCCCGTGGACCTGGGCGACGAGCTGCCGCTGTGGCACGAGATCGACTTCGCCTCCGAGCCCCTCTATGCGACGGTCACCTGCCCCGTGCTGCTGATCCACGGTGAAGACGAGGCGAACCTGCCCGTCCCCGAGACGCTGGAAGTCTGGCGCCGGGCCGCGGCGGCGTCGGGCAACACCCAGATCGAGAGCGTCCGCATCCCCGGGGTCGGGCACTGGCCGGGGTCACCCGATCGCTCGCTGGAAGGGATCAGCGCCGACTACACGGCGATCCTGCGCGACTGGACCTCGAGATTCCTTACTCGTTGACCCAGGCAAGGATCTTGCGAGCCGATTCCTCCGGCGTACCGTCGCCGGCGACCGAGCGGGGGACCAGCTTGCGGATCTCGGCGGCGTCGGCGAGCGCCTCGGCGATCTGCTCCTCGGACCACCCGCGCGCAGCGAGTCGCTGCCGGCGTACGGCGTCCGGGCAGTCCAAATGCAGCCAGCGGCCCTCGGGCAGCTGGCGCGGGACGCCCGGTGTCAACAGCAGCATGGGAGTGCCGGACCGCCGGACCAGTTCGGTGATCCGCAACCAGAGCGCGTTGTACGCCGGCCAGTTGGCCGCCGCGGCCGAGGTGGCGATGTCGACGCCGAGCACCCGGCCCTCGGCATCCAGCAGCTCGTCCATGTCCATCACGACCAGCTGGCCCTCGCCGACGGACGTGGACCGGCGCAGCCGCAGCAATTCGGGCACGACGGTCGACTTGCCCGCGCCGGGCGCTCCGGTCACCACGAACAACCTCGACACGGTCCTATTTTCACCTCCGACCGCGACTCGGGCAGCTCCAGCTCGGGAGTTGACCTTCGACTTGGTCGAAGTCTCAGGATCGGCGGCATGACAGACGAGCTGCTGACCATCAGTACCTTCGCGCGGCGGGTCGGGCTGACGCCGAGCGCCCTGCGGTTCTACGACGACTGCGGACTGCTTCGCCCGGCCGAGGTGGACGACCAGAACGGCTACCGGTACTACTCACCGGAGCAGGAGCAGCGCGCTGTGTTGCTGCGGGATCTGCGAGAGATCGACCTGCCACTGGCCGACGTACGCGTCGTCCTGGACGAGGAGCCTGCGCAGGGGGCAGCCGTGGTGCGGGCGCATCTGCGGACGGTCGAGGGTCGCGCGGACACGGCTCGGCGGGCGGGCGCGCGGATCCTGGCGATGCTGCCGGCGGTGCCGTACGAATGCGCGGTGACGTTGGGCGGAGCGGAGCTGGCCAGTGCGATCCGGCAGGTTTCCGCGGCCGCGGCACCGACCGATGAGATTCCGGCGCTGGCCTGCGTACTGGTCGAACTCGGTGAGGACGAGGTCACGCTGGTCGCCAGCGACCGGTACCGGTTGTCGGTGCGCAAGCTGCAGTCGCTCGGCTTCCGGGGCAACGCCCGCAGCCTGCTGGTGAAGGCGACGGAGCTGGTCGAGCTGGGGCGTTGGGCGGCCGCGGCGGAGAAGGTGACGATCGAGGCGGGCCCTGGCGGGTCGGCAAGCGTGCGGACCGCTGAAGAGTCGCGGGAGGTCGGGGTGGTCGAGGACGACTTCCCGGCGTACCAGGGGATTCTGGACGGGCTGGCGACGCCGGTCTGCCGGGTGGTGGTGGACCGGCTGCGGCTGCTCGAGCTGCTGACCGGCGAGATCGTTGCCCTGGACATCAAACCCGGCCGGTTGACGGTGGGTGAGGTCGGCGAGAACGGTGCAGCCATCGCGCCGAGCACGGGTGAGCTCGAGGTGGTCGGGGTCGGAGAGGTGCGGGTCGGGTTCACGGCGGCAGTCTTGGCGGCCGCGCTGAGTGTGAGCGTCGGACCGGACGTCCTGCTGGAGATCTCCGAGCCGGCCACTCCCGTCGTCGTCCGCTCAGCTGACCAGGGCACCTTCACCACCTTGGTCATGCCTGCTCGTCTCGACGGGTGACGCGCGGCTACTACGGCTGGCTCGCAGGCGCGTCGCTCTCGGCCTTTGGCGACACCGCGTTGTTCTTCGCACTGGGCTGGGCGGCGTCGGGCATCGGCCCGCACGCCGCCGGCCTGGTGCTGACCGCGTACACCTTGCCGCGCGCAGTCCTGCTGATCCTCGGCGGTGTCCTCGGTGACCGCCACGGCCCTCGCCAAGTGCTATTGGCCAGCCACTGCCTGCTCGCCGTACTGACTTTCGCCCTTGCCTACGCGACCCACCTCACCGGTACTACGGTGGCGCTGCTCCTGGCGACTGCAGCGATCATCGGCACTGTAGACGCCTTCGCGCTCCCAGCAGCCGGTTCGTTCCCACGTCTCTTCGCCGGTGACGACGAACTGCCCCGAGCGATGGCGCTGAAAACGTCCACCCAGCAGTTGGTCACCCTAGTCGCAGGACCGGCAGGCGGTGCGTTGGTCGCCTTCGCCGGCCTGGTGGGCGCGCTGGTCGTCGACGGCTTCACCTTCGCGGTCGCTTTCGCCGTACTGCTGGCGATCCGCCCGCCCAACCAACCTCCCGAACCACAGGCTCAGCGGTCGGTGCTGGCGGAGGCCATGGACGGGCTGCGGCTCGCCTGGTCGGACCGCGTACTACGGGCGCTCTTGCTGACCGTTGCGCTCGCCGGCGCCTCGGTGCTGCCAGTGACTTCGTTGTGCGTGCCGCTATTGGCGCGCGCTCACCACTGGGCCCCTTCGCAAGCCGGCGTCATCGTCGGAGCAACAGTGGCGGGCGGCTTGGCGGTTGCCTTACTGGTAGCCCGAGTCGGCACGTACGTCTCGCTGGGCGCGGGTGCCGCTGCTGGATGCTTGGTTGCCGCCGCGGGGCTCTGTGGGCTGGCTGTGGCGCCTTCGGTGCCGTTGGCGGTCGGGTCCGCGGTGGTGCAAGGCGTGGGAGTCGGACTCTTCGGTGCTCATCTGTCGCCGTTGTTCGTGGCGAGTACGCCGCGCTCGCACCTGAGTCGCCTGCAGTCGGTGCTGGTGCTGATGCAGACGCTTCCGCTGATCGTGTCCAACAACTTGCTCGGGGCGGTTGCAGGGGTCAGCCCGCGGCTCGCAGTACTGCTGTGTGCGGCTGGGCTGGCCGGAGCAGGGGCCTGTTCGGCCACGCTGCGAACTGCTCGGACTGCCGTGATCTGAGCTGATAGGGGTACCTTGAGGGGATCGGAGGGGTGGACGTTCACTGTCGAGCGCCTTGGAGTCTCCGGTCTGACGAGGCGATATCGATGTCGATTCCGCTGTACCTACCGTCGTCCCGCCCCCTGTCGCGTTCGCGGAACCCAGCGAGCCCGGACGGCCCCGTTGCCGCCGGGCGCCTGACCGGAGTGGGTGAGCCGGTCCGGCGTACGCCGTCGGACATCACCTTGGCGGTGATCTTCGCCGAACTGACCGCGGCGCGCGCCGCCAACCAGGCCGAACGCGGTACGCCACGGCTGGGCAGTGCGGGCGGCCCGCGCGCAGACCGCCTCCTGGTCAGCCTGGAGACCTGCGTGCACGCGCTCGAGGACCGCAACCTCCCGATCCCGCCGACGCTCAGAGACGAACTGCGCCTCCGCCGCGCCCTGTACCCGACGCCCAGGCGCTAGGACGCGGCGGTCCGCCCCACGACGCCGTGGACGGACGGACAGCGCGGTGAGTCAGGATCGCGGCGACTCCGGTAGATATGGCGAGAGCAGCAGATCCAGCTGGTCCCGCAGGAAGTCGGTGAGGCTGCCCCAGCCGTTCACGGCCCAGACCTGCAGGGCGCCGTTGAAACAGACCAGGGTCAGCCGCGCCAGGGCCGGCACGTCCACGTCGGGCTTGAGCTCGCCCGCCTGCTGAGCGGCTGCCAGCAACCGGGTCGAGCTGTCGACGATCGCGGCCGAGTGTGCGAGGGCGTGGTTGCGGAACTCGGGATCGGCGACATCCAGCTGGACGAAGCCGAGTCCGTTGCCGAGCTCCTCGCGATGCTTGATGTGGGCAACGCTGGACAGGGCGAAGTCGCGCAAAGCCGCCAGTGGTGAGGTGTTCCGGGCCTCGGCCTCCTGGACCGCGCGCAGGACCACGTGGGGCGACCGCGCCGCCGAGGCCAGCAGGAGCCCGCGCTTGGACCCGAACCGCTGCATCAGGGTCGGTGGAGCGAGCCCGACGCGCGCGCCGACGGCCGCGAGGGTGAGCTTGGCGGGGCCGAGCTCGGCCAGCACCTGGCGGGTCGCGTCCAGGATCGCGTCGTCACTGATCAGACGGGGTCTGGCCACGGCACCCCCACTCCCGATTTGTGAACGGCCATTCGTTAACTCGGCCGAGAGTAACAGATCTTTGTCCGATCAGTTATTCCTTCACGACGGGTGGACGGCGAGGTGCGCCTCGCTAAGGTCTGTTCCGGTCGGCCCTCCGCCACGGGCCGAACTTGTCGTACCAACGGGGAGCTCCACCATGCGTTTCGCCCGCGTCGTCCTCGGCCTGTTGCTGGCCCTGGCCGGCTTGCTGATCACGATCGCCGGTGCCGTCGCCGCCTTCTGGCTGGTCGGCCCGGACGACACCGTCGACACCGGTGAACACCGGCTGACCGGCAAAGGTCTCGCGGTGATGACCGCGCCGGACCTGCTCGACCGGCACGGTCCGACGCTGCACGTGACGGCGACGTCGGCCAAGCCGGTCTTCGTCGGGATCGGCCAGGACCTCGACGTGGCCAGCTACCTCGCCAGCTCGCAGTACTCGCGGGTGGTCCGGCTGAGCCTGCCGCCGAAGTTCGAGACCCAGGAGATGACGGGCGGCCTGCGCCCGCTCACCCCGCCGGCCGGG
This region includes:
- a CDS encoding MFS transporter is translated as MSSTARVEVRVDRRSLVAGTVGNFVEWYEFGAYGFFATVIAANFFSSTSTSDAESLIKTYASFALAFFFRPIGAAVFGRLGDRIGRRPTLILVLLLMTGSTTLIGVLPTYATVGAAAPWLLTLVRALQGLSAGGEFGGAVSIMTEFAPKTKRGLYGAWQSFTVALGLLAGAGLAAVLATTLSKDALSDWGWRVPFLLALPLGLVALWLRLRLAETPNFDRVKEELREPADKAEVAKAIALGIGRLMGWSAAGYTFLVVMPSYLQATLHATFQQALVATVLANLGFAVSIMPAGWLSDRIGRRPVMVTGAALVVVLAFPLMNLLQDKGSSTAAKGAAVFVAGLVVGLMAGPGPAMLAEMFPTRARYTGLGLAYSLSNAVFSGSAGLIITELIKRTHNVDIPAYYVAVTSAVSVLALLTLRGDDHRRELRD
- a CDS encoding anhydro-N-acetylmuramic acid kinase; translated protein: MRVIGLMSGTSYDAIDAAAADLRLEGDTIVLTPLGLLSRPYPDHLRRELAGSLPPATTSLEQVCRLDTGIGQAFAAAAGQAVEQLCGGHADLIVSHGQTVFHWVDGDQVRGTLQLGQPAWIAEATGSTVVSDLRSRDVAAGGQGAPLVSIIDVLWLRGRPGTPVALNLGGIANITVIRDEPIAFDTGPANALADAVVQELTGGRASFDADGVMAGRGTIHPELFERLLVEPYYGRPAPKSTGKELFHLGYLAHAMDGLPEIAPDDLVATVTALTARTVADAVHAYGGTEVIAAGGGIRNPALMHRLAEELGDGVPLRSTDELGLPSVAKEAYAFAVLGFLTVNGLGGTVPSCTGARHASLLGSITPGVGPMPLQSPPAVAPVKLRLN
- a CDS encoding alpha/beta hydrolase family protein, whose product is MITAKEVQVDGRPALLTVPTDEPVRAGVVALHGSGNSSYRQVIFEHLANTLAPLGVAVLSFEREPWPRDDVDIPYDVQAAGAVAAYQVLKSYYDVPTGFWGVSQGTWIAALAAQRLPETAFMLLLGCSGVSPAEQMRHATIESVRRAGYDEAAVAGAVEIRDQVADLLRGKIDRAPVDELLRRQADQPWFDLAGIPVDLGDELPLWHEIDFASEPLYATVTCPVLLIHGEDEANLPVPETLEVWRRAAAASGNTQIESVRIPGVGHWPGSPDRSLEGISADYTAILRDWTSRFLTR
- a CDS encoding AAA family ATPase produces the protein MSRLFVVTGAPGAGKSTVVPELLRLRRSTSVGEGQLVVMDMDELLDAEGRVLGVDIATSAAAANWPAYNALWLRITELVRRSGTPMLLLTPGVPRQLPEGRWLHLDCPDAVRRQRLAARGWSEEQIAEALADAAEIRKLVPRSVAGDGTPEESARKILAWVNE
- a CDS encoding MerR family transcriptional regulator, which encodes MTDELLTISTFARRVGLTPSALRFYDDCGLLRPAEVDDQNGYRYYSPEQEQRAVLLRDLREIDLPLADVRVVLDEEPAQGAAVVRAHLRTVEGRADTARRAGARILAMLPAVPYECAVTLGGAELASAIRQVSAAAAPTDEIPALACVLVELGEDEVTLVASDRYRLSVRKLQSLGFRGNARSLLVKATELVELGRWAAAAEKVTIEAGPGGSASVRTAEESREVGVVEDDFPAYQGILDGLATPVCRVVVDRLRLLELLTGEIVALDIKPGRLTVGEVGENGAAIAPSTGELEVVGVGEVRVGFTAAVLAAALSVSVGPDVLLEISEPATPVVVRSADQGTFTTLVMPARLDG
- a CDS encoding MFS transporter — encoded protein: MTRGYYGWLAGASLSAFGDTALFFALGWAASGIGPHAAGLVLTAYTLPRAVLLILGGVLGDRHGPRQVLLASHCLLAVLTFALAYATHLTGTTVALLLATAAIIGTVDAFALPAAGSFPRLFAGDDELPRAMALKTSTQQLVTLVAGPAGGALVAFAGLVGALVVDGFTFAVAFAVLLAIRPPNQPPEPQAQRSVLAEAMDGLRLAWSDRVLRALLLTVALAGASVLPVTSLCVPLLARAHHWAPSQAGVIVGATVAGGLAVALLVARVGTYVSLGAGAAAGCLVAAAGLCGLAVAPSVPLAVGSAVVQGVGVGLFGAHLSPLFVASTPRSHLSRLQSVLVLMQTLPLIVSNNLLGAVAGVSPRLAVLLCAAGLAGAGACSATLRTARTAVI
- a CDS encoding TetR/AcrR family transcriptional regulator produces the protein MARPRLISDDAILDATRQVLAELGPAKLTLAAVGARVGLAPPTLMQRFGSKRGLLLASAARSPHVVLRAVQEAEARNTSPLAALRDFALSSVAHIKHREELGNGLGFVQLDVADPEFRNHALAHSAAIVDSSTRLLAAAQQAGELKPDVDVPALARLTLVCFNGALQVWAVNGWGSLTDFLRDQLDLLLSPYLPESPRS